One Oryza glaberrima chromosome 11, OglaRS2, whole genome shotgun sequence genomic region harbors:
- the LOC127753902 gene encoding probable F-box protein At4g22165: MEACSIARIINLGDLAMRPKKLCRLLIKLLSDLLLKESGKYEYVHPPPMETQAADLPELSQDMLMEIFALLEIPDLVRAGSVCQSWRSAYTSLRDMGQYKQQTPCLLYTTESSGEKVSCLYSLVEKRAFRLTLPGTPLHKRLPIGSSHGWVVTADELSELHLVNPITGQQIALPPVITIEQVKPIFNDIGVVQGYKIGWYCAEKDYGDPYGEPSPILTPSELRDHLYYKAFVFPDPLTRSFIVVVIHYPFCQLSFARVGDDKWTWLPHNTRYRDCVYHDGLLYALTSHGQIDAFDITASVVTRKVIIKHMKGISESMYIIRAPWGDLLQVWRTVDAAEQQDGDDDTLCYETEDGIVPVMRTKEIKVFKVDMAANKLVQINSLPYHVLFLGHNQSICLRAEEYPQLRANHVYFTDDHVDLLMLIKNGPRDIGVFDLENRRRKKTISPIWSSWPSPVWITPSIAKADGWCVPCGVGTPVMGGRELERREGGLMACSLT, encoded by the coding sequence ATGGAGGCCTGTAGCATAGCCAGGATTATCAACTTAGGGGATCTAGCTATGCGCCCGAAAAAATTGTGCCGTCTACTCATCAAACTCTTATCAGATCTCCTGCTGAAAGAATCCGGAAAATATGAATATGTGCATCCACCTCCTATGGAGACTCAAGCGGCAGATTTACCGGAGCTTTCACAGGATATGCTGATGGAGATCTTTGCCCTCCTGGAGATCCCTGACCTTGTTCGTGCGGGATCTGTCTGCCAATCCTGGCGTTCTGCCTACACCAGCCTACGCGACATGGGGCAGTACAAGCAGCAGACTCCCTGCCTGCTCTACACCACTGAATCCTCAGGCGAGAAGGTTTCATGCCTCTACAGTCTTGTGGAGAAGAGGGCCTTCAGGTTAACTCTCCCAGGGACGCCGCTGCACAAAAGACTGCCGATTGGATCCTCACATGGTTGGGTGGTTACTGCTGATGAGTTATCCGAGCTTCATCTTGTCAATCCAATCACCGGACAACAGATTGCCCTCCCACCGGTGATCACCATTGAGCAGGTGAAGCCCATCTTCAATGACATTGGTGTTGTCCAAGGCTACAAGATCGGATGGTACTGTGCAGAGAAAGATTATGGAGATCCGTATGGAGAGCCGTCGCCAATCCTTACTCCCAGTGAGCTGCGTGACCACCTATACTACAAGGCATTTGTGTTTCCTGATCCCTTGACTAGAAGCTTCATTGTGGTGGTCATCCACTATCCATTTTGTCAACTTTCCTTTGCAAGAGTAGGAGATGATAAATGGACCTGGTTACCCCACAACACTCGCTACAGAGATTGTGTATACCATGATGGTCTGTTGTATGCATTGACATCACATGGACAGATCGATGCCTTTGATATCACAGCCTCCGTTGTCACTAGGAAGGTAATTATTAAACACATGAAAGGTATTTCTGAGAGCATGTACATTATTCGAGCTCCATGGGGTGATCTTCTGCAAGTTTGGAGGACAGTGGATGCTGCAGAGCAGCAGGATGGGGATGACGATACTTTATGTTATGAGACTGAGGATGGTATAGTGCCTGTAATGCGTACTAAAGAAATCAAGGTTTTTAAAGTTGACATGGCAGCAAATAAGCTTGTGCAAATAAACAGCTTGCCATACCATGTGTTGTTTCTTGGTCACAACCAGTCGATTTGTCTTAGAGCTGAAGAATACCCACAATTAAGAGCAAATCATGTCTACTTCACTGACGACCATGTGGACTTGCTGATGCTAATTAAAAATGGCCCCCGTGATATTGGAGTTTTTGACTTGGAGAATCGCAGAAGGAAGAAAACTATATCACCGATCTGGTCTAGCTGGCCTAGTCCCGTATGGATAACACCAAGTATTGCTAAAGCTGATGGGTGGTGTGTGCCGTGTGGCGTGGGGACGCCGGTGATGGGAGGTAGGGAgctagagaggagagaaggagggcTGATGGCATGTAGTCTCACCTAA